A single genomic interval of Scyliorhinus canicula chromosome 15, sScyCan1.1, whole genome shotgun sequence harbors:
- the nat15 gene encoding N-alpha-acetyltransferase 60 isoform X2 translates to MIVAEIKNRAKVHKEDGDVLASSFPIEIQVAYILSLGVVKEFRKHGIGSLLLESLKDHISTTAQDHCKAIYLHVLTTNSTAIHFYENRDFKQHHYLPYYYSIRGVLKDGFTYVLYINGGHPPWTIFDYIQHVGSTLVNLRPCSIPQRIYRQAQNLIRSFLPWPGISAKGGIEYSRAM, encoded by the exons GATGGAGATGTTTTGGCCTCTAGTTTTCCTATAGAGATACAAGTTGCTTACATTTTAAGTCTCGGAGTTGTAAAAGAATTCCGAAAACATGGAATAG GTTCATTATTACTTGAAAGCTTGAAGGATCACATATCAACCACAGCTCAAGATCATTGCAAAGCAATTTATTTGCATGTCCTTACTACCAATAGTACTGCCATCCACTTCTATGAAAATAGGGACTTTAAGCAACATCACTACCTGCCCTATTATTACTCTATACGTGGTGTTTTAAAGGATGGCTTCACTTATGTTCTTTATATCAACGGTGGACATCCTCCTTGGACAATCTT TGACTATATTCAACACGTTGGCTCAACTCTGGTGAATCTGAGGCCATGCTCCATTCCCCAGCGAATATACCGTCAGGCACAGAACCTTATCCGCAGTTTTTTACCCTGGCCTGGCATCTCAGCGAAAGGTGGTATAGAGTACAGCAGGGCAATGTGA